In one Brienomyrus brachyistius isolate T26 chromosome 5, BBRACH_0.4, whole genome shotgun sequence genomic region, the following are encoded:
- the LOC125742556 gene encoding retinal cone rhodopsin-sensitive cGMP 3',5'-cyclic phosphodiesterase subunit gamma-like: MSREAPTESTLPVPTAVAGPSSPKKGPPKFKQRTTRTFKSKAPKPGQKGFGDDIPGMEGLGTDITVICPWEAFGDMELSDLAKFGII, translated from the exons ATGAGCAGAGAGGCTCCCACAGAAAGCACCCTACCTGTCCCCACTGCCGTGGCAGGACCTAGCAGTCCCAAGAAGGGACCCCCCAAGTTCAAGCAGAGGACCACCCGCACCTTTAAGAGCAAGGCCCCGAAGCCCGGACAGAAAGG GTTTGGAGACGACATCCCAGGAATGGAGGGTCTCGGCACAG ATATCACTGTCATCTGTCCCTGGGAAGCCTTCGGTGACATGGAGCTCAGTGACCTGGCCAAATTCGGCATCATCTGA
- the LOC125742536 gene encoding endoplasmic reticulum resident protein 27 isoform X1 translates to MCSGVQYSTGLKWQPLCTKLLSDSALPRLGDVSAVESFTDSSEVVVIGFFEGGDSFGYKEFVTAVSELNDIPAALCHEKAVWPHFNVASDTISIFRKADLHQENLLLSKAQGLDVDGLTRFFSINKLRYVTEYNQVTAVGLFKSKVKTHLLLLANRGSRDFDDLKDRMAALAPEYSGKFLFVLVDGTLKSNVRSLGYFGLKPKQLPRLGIYNQDLDRSWLLPPGEITPERLREFCDSFLQGELQKQTEQEKKPNSKTEL, encoded by the exons ATGTGCAGTGGTGTCCAGTATTCTACAGGACTGAAGTGGCAACCCTTGTGTACAAAATTATTGTCAG ACAGCGCCCTCCCCAGGCTTGGAGACGTCAGCGCAGTCGAGTCCTTCACCGATTCATCTGAAGTGGTCGTCATCGGGTTCTTTGAG GGGGGGGACAGTTTTGGCTATAAGGAATTTGTCACGGCGGTGTCCGAGCTAAACGACATCCCTGCAGCCTTGTGCCATGAGAAAGCGGTGTGGCCCCATTTCAACGTTGCCTCTGACACCATCTCCATCTTCAGGAAG GCCGACCTGCACCAGGAGAACCTGCTGCTCTCCAAGGCCCAGGGGCTGGACGTCGACGGACTGACGCGCTTCTTCAGCATCAATAAACTGCGCTACGTCACCGAGTACAACCAAGTG acAGCAGTGGGCCTCTTTAAGTCGAAGGTGAAAACGCACCTCCTGCTGCTTGCCAACAGAGGGAGCCGTGATTTCGACGACCTTAAAGACAGAATGGCGGCTCTCGCTCCTGAATACAGTGGCAAG TTCTTGTTCGTGCTGGTGGACGGGACCCTGAAATCCAACGTCCGCTCCCTGGGCTACTTTGGACTAAAGCCGAAACAGCTTCCCAGGTTGGGGATCTACAACCAGGACTTGGACAGAAGCTGGCTGCTGCCCCCGGGGGAGATCACCCCAGAGCGCCTGAGGGAGTTTTGTGATTCCTTCCTACAGGGGGAGCTCCAG AAGCAGACAGAGCAGGAGAAGAAACCAAACTCAAAAACGGAGCTCTGA
- the LOC125742536 gene encoding endoplasmic reticulum resident protein 27 isoform X2: MPFTLLLALLIVSVTAEEKDSALPRLGDVSAVESFTDSSEVVVIGFFEGGDSFGYKEFVTAVSELNDIPAALCHEKAVWPHFNVASDTISIFRKADLHQENLLLSKAQGLDVDGLTRFFSINKLRYVTEYNQVTAVGLFKSKVKTHLLLLANRGSRDFDDLKDRMAALAPEYSGKFLFVLVDGTLKSNVRSLGYFGLKPKQLPRLGIYNQDLDRSWLLPPGEITPERLREFCDSFLQGELQKQTEQEKKPNSKTEL, from the exons ATGCCGTTTACGCTCCTTCTTGCCTTACTCATCGTGTCAGTCACTGCAGAAGAGAAAG ACAGCGCCCTCCCCAGGCTTGGAGACGTCAGCGCAGTCGAGTCCTTCACCGATTCATCTGAAGTGGTCGTCATCGGGTTCTTTGAG GGGGGGGACAGTTTTGGCTATAAGGAATTTGTCACGGCGGTGTCCGAGCTAAACGACATCCCTGCAGCCTTGTGCCATGAGAAAGCGGTGTGGCCCCATTTCAACGTTGCCTCTGACACCATCTCCATCTTCAGGAAG GCCGACCTGCACCAGGAGAACCTGCTGCTCTCCAAGGCCCAGGGGCTGGACGTCGACGGACTGACGCGCTTCTTCAGCATCAATAAACTGCGCTACGTCACCGAGTACAACCAAGTG acAGCAGTGGGCCTCTTTAAGTCGAAGGTGAAAACGCACCTCCTGCTGCTTGCCAACAGAGGGAGCCGTGATTTCGACGACCTTAAAGACAGAATGGCGGCTCTCGCTCCTGAATACAGTGGCAAG TTCTTGTTCGTGCTGGTGGACGGGACCCTGAAATCCAACGTCCGCTCCCTGGGCTACTTTGGACTAAAGCCGAAACAGCTTCCCAGGTTGGGGATCTACAACCAGGACTTGGACAGAAGCTGGCTGCTGCCCCCGGGGGAGATCACCCCAGAGCGCCTGAGGGAGTTTTGTGATTCCTTCCTACAGGGGGAGCTCCAG AAGCAGACAGAGCAGGAGAAGAAACCAAACTCAAAAACGGAGCTCTGA
- the LOC125742552 gene encoding matrix Gla protein-like has protein sequence MKVALLFVALSVILALGACSESQESNESPEDFFSNQAHANSFLDNQERGNNNRRVQKSPAERQAEICENYAPCRVYAYHYGSQYAFDRYFPNQNTNNGRK, from the exons ATGAAGGTCGCCCTGCTGTTTGTCGCACTGAGTGTGATTCTCGCTCTGGGCGCCTGTTCGG AATCGCAGGAGAGCAATGAATCACCCGAAG ATTTCTTTTCCAACCAAGCCCACGCCAACTCGTTCCTTGACAACCAAGAAAGAGGCAACAACAATAGAAG GGTCCAGAAGTCTCcagcagagagacaggcagagatcTGCGAGAATTATGCTCCTTGTCGTGTCTACGCCTATCACTATGGCTCCCAGTATGCTTTTGACAGATATTTCCCCAATCAAAATACCAACAATggtagaaaataa